CAAATGCCCGTCGGGCGGCTGGGATCGGCACGGGTCGATTTCACCTGCTGGGCCAAGGTACAGTCGTCAATCAAGGCTTCCTTCAGCACTTGTAGGCCACCGATTCGCCCAAGGGCAGCCTGTCGCATCAGAATACAGCCCCCGGCGGCGGCGGCCAAGGGATGGTCGGGGCGATTCACCCAACGAAATGGATATAGCTTGGCAAAGAAAAATACAAAGGCGGGGATCAGAAATTGCTCCCAGAAACTCTGACACCGCAGTTTCACCATCAGGGAGACGAGATCTAACTGTTCCATCTCTGCCTTTGCCACCAACCGCCAAAGATTCTGGGGATCATGCTCAATATCAGCATCGGTGAGCAGGAGATAGTCGGGAGGGGGCATCAGAGTCTGCGCTTGCCGGGTCCCCTGTTCCATCGCCCACAGTTTACCCGTCCAGCCCTGGGGGAGTGGTGCCCCAGCCAGGATCTGGAGTTGAGACGTTTTCCCGAGGGCGATCGCAACTTCCTGAGCGACCATGGTGGTGCCATCGCTGCTCTGGTCATCCACGAGAATAACTGTCAACTGACCGGGATAGTCCTGTATCAGTAGCGATCGCAGGGTTGTCGGCAAGACATCGGCCTCATTGCGAGCCGGAATCACCGCACAAATGGTTGGGTAGTAGGGTAAATCGGGAGGGATGGCGGCGAGTTGTTGATCGGTGCGCCAAAACTGCCCCCGCCCTAGCAGCAGGCCCAGCCAAATTACCAAGGAGAGGGTCGTGAGTCCCAAACCAACGAGATTCATAGGCAGCGCGTTCGTCGATAGGGTATATCTTAATCTTTGGATACTGGCCTACTCTAACTGCTGATATGACCTACTGTCTGGGAATTATTACCCAATCTGGCCTCGTGATGGCTGCTGATTCCCGCACCAATGCTGGCGTGGATCATATTTCGACCTATTTGAAGTTGTTTGACTTTTCCCAATCAGAGGAGCGAGTGCTCTTGATTTGCACTGCTGGCAACCTGTCGATTACCCAGGCTGTGATCGCCGCCTTGCAGCGGGATTTAAAGCTGCCAGATGGTATTAATTTGCATAACTTGCCGACCCTGTACGAGGTCGCTCGCTACATCGGCGGTAAACTGCGATCGATGGAGGAACAGGATCGCCCCTGGCTGCAAAAAGATGGCATTGACTTTCAGTGCAACCTCCTCCTGGGGGGTCAGATTAAAGGAGAAGAAGCCGGTCTGTACCTGATCTATAGCCAAGGCAACTGCATCCAAGCCACCCGAGAAACGCCCTTTCTCCAAGTGGGGGAAACAAAATATGGCAAGCCAATCCTGGATCGCACCTTGAACTATGAGACTCCTCTAGCTGCGGCGGCCAAGTGTGCCCTGCTCTCCATCGACTCGACAATGAAATCGAATATTTCTGTAGCTCCTCCGATCAACCTGGTGATGTATGAGGCCAACACCTTCCAGGTGCAGCACAGTCTGCGCCTACCCGTCGGTGACCCCTACCTAGTACAGATCCGTAAGTACTGGGAGACATCCCTCAAGGTAGCCTTTGAAGGCATGCCGGAGA
Above is a window of Neosynechococcus sphagnicola sy1 DNA encoding:
- a CDS encoding glycosyltransferase, whose amino-acid sequence is MNLVGLGLTTLSLVIWLGLLLGRGQFWRTDQQLAAIPPDLPYYPTICAVIPARNEADVLPTTLRSLLIQDYPGQLTVILVDDQSSDGTTMVAQEVAIALGKTSQLQILAGAPLPQGWTGKLWAMEQGTRQAQTLMPPPDYLLLTDADIEHDPQNLWRLVAKAEMEQLDLVSLMVKLRCQSFWEQFLIPAFVFFFAKLYPFRWVNRPDHPLAAAAGGCILMRQAALGRIGGLQVLKEALIDDCTLAQQVKSTRADPSRPTGIWLGLTTLTQSLRPYDSLATIWNMVARTAFTQLQYSPGLLVGTLLAMTLIYLLPPLATISGVFTGNWPLALVGSIGWLVMAIAYLPMVRFYGCLPLWAFSLPAIALLYTLMTLDSALRHWRGQGGAWKGRVYAQVHRG
- a CDS encoding proteasome-type protease encodes the protein MTYCLGIITQSGLVMAADSRTNAGVDHISTYLKLFDFSQSEERVLLICTAGNLSITQAVIAALQRDLKLPDGINLHNLPTLYEVARYIGGKLRSMEEQDRPWLQKDGIDFQCNLLLGGQIKGEEAGLYLIYSQGNCIQATRETPFLQVGETKYGKPILDRTLNYETPLAAAAKCALLSIDSTMKSNISVAPPINLVMYEANTFQVQHSLRLPVGDPYLVQIRKYWETSLKVAFEGMPEIDWHPQATNPKG